In a genomic window of Candidatus Methylomirabilota bacterium:
- a CDS encoding ATP-binding cassette domain-containing protein, with amino-acid sequence MSGTSNLLELQDIHAYYGNIRALKGVSLQVTRGEIVTLIGSNGAGKTTTLRTVLGIVRPLRGTVSFGGRRIDRVPTHRIARLGIAQSPEGRRIFAPMTVLENLELGAFARVDHDGIARDLEHVLTLFPRLRDRLQQKG; translated from the coding sequence ATGAGCGGCACCTCGAACCTGCTGGAGCTGCAGGACATCCACGCCTACTACGGCAACATCCGCGCGCTCAAGGGCGTGTCTCTCCAGGTCACCCGCGGGGAGATCGTCACCCTGATCGGTTCCAACGGGGCCGGCAAGACCACGACCCTCCGCACCGTGCTCGGGATCGTACGCCCGCTCCGGGGCACGGTGAGCTTCGGCGGGCGCCGGATCGACCGGGTCCCCACCCACCGCATCGCCCGCCTCGGCATCGCTCAGTCCCCGGAAGGTCGTCGGATCTTCGCCCCGATGACCGTGCTGGAGAACCTCGAGCTGGGCGCCTTCGCGCGGGTGGACCACGACGGCATCGCGCGCGATCTCGAGCACGTCCTGACGCTCTTCCCCCGCCTCCGCGACCGCCTGCAGCAGAAAGGCG